The genomic stretch TGTTTGAAGGTCCTTATACAAGGGTAATAACTCCAGAAGACTCTATGCAGTACACGTATATCAGGAACCAAATCATCCCCCTGGTAAGCAGGCATTGTTTCAAAGTGAACCACTGCTGATGGCTCCTTGTGACTCATGGCCTCAAACCATATGGGCAAAGTTTCATATGATGCTTCCCAACCTCTGAAAATTAATTCCACCGCCTGCTGCTTCGCTAACCAAGCCTTGCGATAACTGATGGTGTAGTTAAACTTTGACTGGACTTCAGCAATTACTGATTTCACCTTTATAGACGGGTCAACCTCTACCAATGGCTTAATTACTTCTGCAACTGTCTTGGAATCCGGCTTCGAATGGTCTTGAAAAATAGTAGACCTGATACAAGTGTGACTTTCATTGTACCTCCTTATCTCCCAACAGTACTTCTTCTGCATTTTGGTAACCCTGATCAACCAATCACAACCATTCCCATATTCTGTACATTTGGCATAGAATGTCGTCGAGTCCGACTCATATACTCGATAGTCCACACCTCTCCGGATGGTATAATCTTTCATTGCCTTGATTACTGCCTCCCTTGAATTGAATTCCATCCCCACTGTGAACTCACCATCCGCCACAACAGGAAGCGCTGCatacatcaaaattaataaacacaCTTTACCATGTAAGATCATTACAGTCTTATTTTTTTGCTATTCCATCTACGTAAAGAACAACTAAATATAATTCATAACAAAGaactattaattaataaaaaaatcaaacgcTATGGTCACAAATGCCTAGTCACATATCACATACATTACTCATCCGACTTATTGATCTGCTACTTCAGAATTTCAGATAGCTACCTAGGTTTACGCACCTGTGTTCATATACTGCAGAAACTCCGGTGCGTGCATAGCCTCCAAATCCAACAACCGCATGAAAGAAGGCACCTGAAATGGATGCGGGTTTGCTAGTGCATTTGCAACTTCCACCACATCTGTGTTCATCGCCCCGCCAGCTTCATCTTCGTCTTCACCTGGACCGACGATCTCATAGttactttcaaattcatcttcgcTTCACTATTATAATCTTCCAATTCAATGTTACGGTCCGTTTCAAATTGCTCAAACTCAATATATAACTCGATGCACGACATTCGGTGGTGATTTTCCATGTACATTGAAAATATTTCATGCATACTCGCTTCGTTCGTCACGTACTTGGTCTGAAATTGAACAAACCCACCAAACACAAATAAAGGATACCTGTACAAAATACACGATACTCTCCTACATCTTTGAGAatctatcttttcaaaaatcacaccTTTCAATTCCTCAAATGACAATGTGAACGGAATAACAACATCTAATGGATTTTCACACACAAATTGAACTCCCTCATATGTTTGCAATAAGATCTGTCCGTAATAATAAATCTTCAATACAACTCTATCATCCATAACACTACACGTACTTGACTATTCTCAACCTCACAGaaatttattttacaaaaatgaaggagaagattcaaagaagagaagagaagaggaagaacaTTAGCTGAGACCGGCGATAAAGAAATGGGGTTCTGTGAGTTCCTTCCAGTTTTTGTATGTATTAACGGGCAAATCGGAGGGACCGATCGCGTGAACTTCCAAATCGGTGGGTCCGATTAGTTCACCCTCAGCCAGTAATCGGTCCCACGATTACTGCACTCTTCgggtaaaatattttatctccCACAAATCGGTGCCACCGATTTCATGCTACTCAACGTCTCCCTAATACAAATTAGTGCCACCGATTTCATGCTGCTGAACGACTCCCTCACACAAATCGGTGCCACCGATTTGTGTTACTTCCTCTCTATATGAAATCGGTGGGTCCGATTTCTTCTCCCTAAAATTTCAAAAAGCAACGCCGTCATAACAGTGTAATTACCCGTAATGATCATATCCCAGCATTTCTCACACCCCCAAATCATATCCAAAAAAATCAGCCGAACCACCCCACCCATCACCTTCTCAGCCATAAAAAATCACTACTTCAAGTTCAACGACAAtccttcttgttcttttttatCTCAATCTTGCTTTCTCTGAGTTATTATCCTCACCTCTCTTCCTTCAGTTATTTTCCGTTTGCGTTGTCTTCACTACAATGCTTTTTTCCCCGTTCAagttacaaaatttttttaaaaggaaaaaaaataccATAATTGTTTTTCCTTGCATAATAAAGAAACAAGGGTGCCCAGAGCACATCGCCAATGCAACTTCCGAAATTCTTCaaagtcaatttaattttttatactttttctcctatttttgttttttaaaaaaccaattagttaaaaaataagttcattacaaaaaaatatatatcattactctaattttttcaaatttcaaaatgaaaaataagagaagaaTGACTTAGTTAACTTATATTATAATTGAtccttaaattttttttcttttatcaataTCAATAACAAAGTTGGGAATTATAAAAACGAATCCATTAAATTCAATTTACTAGGAGCATCACAACCACTAAATCAAAGTTTGTTTATTCGATTTATTTTGGACAATTTCGAATATTATGAATTGTATCTCTTCGCCTGTATGacccaaaatttttaaataaatcttattataaattaattttaatttatttattaattaaaaattttatttttagaaattattttattaaagctaattaaatcaagttttaataattaattaaaaattttacttaattttatagttattaaataattttttatatttaaattatacagtTTCATAGttataaaagaataagaattttatacaatttagttaaataatagaaattctagaatttaatactttaatttgataaacaaaaaaaattaattatattatctttaattttaaattaaactattcgattaaaaatcaattagtaaattaataataaaatgatatctccaaaataattttaatagattaaattaggtttttaattaatactctatacacctaattttattaaaattaactaaaacacCCTATCCTAACCCTAATTTACCACCGCCACCCCTTCACCCCCTTATGCCTCATCCTTCagaaagaacaaaagaaaaaaagggggaaaGGGAAAAACAGAGAGAGGGAAGAAAGGAAAAAAGGGGGAAGCGGAAATAGAGAAGAGGGAGAACGAGGAAGGAAGGAAAGGGGGGAGAAGAGTGGGGCGGCGCGGTGGGTGTCACTGCCACCGTCGCCGCCGCTGCTGACAGAGGAGAGAGGAGATCTGAGAGAGAAGGAGAGTGTCGTGAGGGAGCCGCCGCGCCGCTCAGGACCGCCGTCGCATCGTGTCGCCGTTTGCAACAGCGCCGAGGAGGACCGCGCGAGAAGGAGGCACAACCGTCACGCCACCGTCGCTGTCTTCATCGCGTGTGGAGTCATCGTTGCCAACAAACCCAGCTGCCGCCCAGTTGTGTCGCCGCCATGAAGACCTCGCAGACGTCTTCCCCTTCGCAGATCATTGCCGTCTTTGGAGCAGAGAGCGAAAGAGATCTCACGGTAGAGGAAACATGGAGGTGCCACCGTGCAGCGAGAAGCTACTGCCGCCACGAAGCTACCGCCGCCGTTGCACACTCCGTTACCGCTACTGCTGGGGCTGTGCTGCCATGACCGAGCTTCTGCCACCCGAAACCCGCCGCCACTGCCACCAAAAACCGCCACTGAGGCCTAAGTCAGTTTGGTAAGCTCTAATCTTGCCTCAGATGTTC from Arachis stenosperma cultivar V10309 chromosome 9, arast.V10309.gnm1.PFL2, whole genome shotgun sequence encodes the following:
- the LOC130949104 gene encoding uncharacterized protein LOC130949104, coding for MNTDVVEVANALANPHPFQVPSFMRLLDLEAMHAPEFLQYMNTALPVVADGEFTVGMEFNSREAVIKAMKDYTIRRGVDYRVYESDSTTFYAKCTEYGNGCDWLIRVTKMQKKYCWEIRRYNESHTCIRSTIFQDHSKPDSKTVAEVIKPLVEVDPSIKVKSVIAEVQSKFNYTISYRKAWLAKQQAVELIFRGWEASYETLPIWFEAMSHKEPSAVVHFETMPAYQGDDLVPDIRVLHRVFWSYYPCIRTFKHCKPVVQVDETHLYEKYKGCLLVAVLQDGNNNIVPIAFAIVEGETSDAWYFFLSNLRQHVVTHDGYSRTIREYQMRYERLKERGEAYTNCLDRIPREQYALAFDGGYRWGHMTTNLVECINSVLKGARNLPVTVLVKATFYRLNELFTRKRAEVEAQINAGLVFSEMVTSKMHANQRASDNIQVSCFDRENEVFEVREMPSGVEYAVYLRHRRCDCGEFQVDRIPCRHVFVCCTNQQLDWQVYVHDVYKMDQV